The DNA region CTCCGCCGCCCGGCGACGGCGACCCGCCCCCGGCCGACCTGGGCGACGGCTTCGAGACCGTGGTGTGGGCCCGGCGGGCCGAGGCGAACCACTTCTTCGCCGGATTGATCCCCGAGCAGGCCAGCGCCGACGAGGCCGCCGTCGCCCGGCAGGCCATCGCCGGGCTGATGTGGGGCAAGCAGTTCTACCACTTCGACGTCAAACGGTGGTTGGAGGGCGACCCGGGCTCCACCCCGCCGGCCGGGCGCCGGCACGGGCGCAACAGCGCCTGGTGGCACATGACCAGCTTCGACGTCATCTCCATGCCGGACCCCTGGGAATACCCCTGGTACGCGGCCTGGGACCTGGCCTTCCACTGCGTGAGCATCGCCCGGGTAGACCCCGGCTTCGCCAAGGAGCAACTGCTGCTCCTGCTGCGCGAGTGGTACCTGCACCCCAACGGCCAGATCCCGGCGTACGAGTGGGCCTTCGGGGACGTCAACCCGCCGGTGCACGCCTGGGCCGCGTTGAAGGTGTTCGAGATCGACGGCAGCCGGGACCACGACTTCCTGGCCCGGATGATGCACAAGCTGCTGATGAACTTCACCTGGTGGGTCAACCGCAAGGACACCGGCGGCAACAACGTCTTCGAGGGCGGCTTCCTGGGGCTGGACAATGTCGGCCCCTTCGACCGGTCGGCGGCCCTGCCGGTGGCCGGGGTGCTGGAGCAGTCCGACGGCACCGGCTGGATGGCGATGTACGCCCTCAACCTGCTCGACATCGCCATCGTGCTGGCCGAGCACGACCGGACCTGGGTGGACACCGCCACGAAGTTCTTCGAACACTTCGCGTACATCGCCGCAGCCGCGTACGACCAGGGGTTGTGGGACGAGGAGGACGCCTTCTTCTACGACGTGCTGCGGCTCGCCGACGGCACCAAGGTCCCGCTGAAGGTCCGCTCGGTGGTCGGGCTGCTGCCGCTGGCCGCAGTGACCCGGCTGCCCGCGCGTACCCTGCACCGGCTGCCCGAACTGGGTGCCCGGCTGCGCTGGTTCCTGACCAACCGACCCGAGTACGCCTCGGTCATCGGCGCCCGCCGGATCGGCCCGGACGGCCGTCAGCAGCGGCTGCTGTCCATGTGCGGCCCGGAGCAGATCGTCCGGCTGCTCGCCCGGATGCTGGACACCGACGAGTTCCTCTCCGAGTACGGCCTGCGTACCCTCTCCCGCGCCCACCTGGACAAGCCGTTCACGGTCACCCTCGGCGGCCAGGAGTTCTCCGTCGGCTACGAGCCGGCCGAGTCGACCAGCGGCCTGTTCGGCGGCAACTCCAACTGGCGCGGCCCGATCTGGATGCCGACGAACTTCCTGCTGATCAGCGCGTTGCGCGACCACGCGGCCTTCTTCGGCGACGACCTCCAGGTCGAGTACCCGACCCGCTCCGGAGTGAAGAAGACCCTCGACGAGATCGCCGACGACCTCTCCGCCCGGCTGATCGCCCTGTTCACCCGCGACGACTGGGGACGCCGGCCGATCTACGGGGCGGCGCAGCTGTTCCAGACCCACCCGGACTGGCGGGACCTGATCGCCTTCCCGGAGTACTTCCACGGCGACAACGGCGCCGGCCTGGGCGCCTGGCACCAGACCGGCTGGACCGCCCTGGTAGCCGACCTGATCCTCACCCTCCGCCGCTGACCCGCCCGGCACCGGCCCGCTCGCCGAGCTCGTTGATCACGGAAGACGGGGACGGGCGGGTGGGAGAGGGAGGGTGGGGTTATTGGGTCGTGGGGGAGGGGTGGGGGTGCTTAGAGTCGCGGGGTGACTGGTGAGGTGACCGGGGTCGAGCCGGGGCGGGTGCTGGTGTTCGACGCCGACGACACGCTGTGGGAGAACAATGTCGTCTTCGAGCGGGTGATCGACGACTTTCTGGCCTGGCTCGATCATCCGACGCTGGACCGGGTGCAGATCCGGGCCGTGCTGGATGACATCGAGCGGGCCAACGCGGTCGCCCACGGGTACGGCAGCAAGGTCTTCCTGCGGAGTCTGCGGGAGTGCCTGGAGCGGCTGCGGGAGCGACCGGCCACCATGGCGGAGCAGCGCGAGATCGACGAGTTGGCGATGGCGTTGGTGAACCACCAGGTCGAGTTGATGCCCGGGGTGGCCGCCGCCCTGGACGAGTTGGCCGGCCGCCACGAACTGTTGTTGCTGACGAAGGGCGAACGGGAGGAGCAGCAGCGCAAGCTGGACGCCTGCGGGCTGTTGCACCATTTCTCGGCCGCCCACATCGTGTCGGAGAAGAACGCCGACACCTACCGGTGGCTGGGCCGGGAACACGGGATCGACCCGGGACGGGCCTGGATGATCGGCAACTCGCCGCGCTCGGACATCCTGCCGGCCCGCGCCGCCGGGTGGCGTGCCGTGTTCATCCCGAACGACAACACCTGGGTGTTGGAGCACGACGAACTGGACCCGGCGGACGAGGGGGTACTGCACCTGCGGGCCTTCCCGGAACTGCTGCACCACTTCTGAGGTACGGCCCGATTTCGATCAGCGCTGGCGGCCTGCGTGCTGTTACCACCTCCGGCGGCTTTTGCACCCTGCTGGTAATCGTCGAATCGGGCGGGCCCGGGCCGCCCTCGGCCCACCTAATCTCCCCTGCGGTGTCGCGATTCGCCAGGGGTCGGTCGCGGCACCGAAGTTCGGTGTGGGCACCGTGGAGCTGAGTGCGGGCGTGCCGCCCGTTGCCCTGGTGACGGTCGATGGGCCGGACCGGGGCATTGGTCGGTCGCTGCCACGCCGAGCTTGGGGTCAGGGCCGGGGCGTGCGGAACCGGTCCTGACCCGACCCGGGCCCGCGGCGTGGACTTCGTGTCCCGTCGATGCCCTTTAGCCTGGTCGGATGTCGCGCCCCGCTCGGTTCCTGGTGGCAGCCGCCGTGCTGATCGGATGGACGGCTGCCGGCCTTGTCCTGACCCTGGTCGTCCTGGATGCCGGCAAATATGAGGGATATCGGCCCGAACTGGCCGAGCTGACGACGGCGGCGAAGCTGCTGGCGATCGGCACCGCTGTCGCGGCGGGCCACCTCTGCGTCGTACGCGATGGGCGGGTACCGGGTCTGCGCGGTGCTCTGCTGCGGGTGCTCGTGGTCGCCGTCGGGACGGCGACGCTGTTCCTCGTCGGCAACATCCTGCTCTACCGGTACGTGGTTCCGCTCGGCGCGAGCCTCGACCTGGCCCGAACCTGGGCGCCGACCGTGGGGTGGACGACGCTGGCCGGCGCCCTCGGTGTCGGTGCGGGGGTGGCATGGCTGGTCACCAGGGGGCCGGCCGACCTCGGAGCACCCGGGAGTTCGTTCTGGGTACGCCGCTGGTGGGTGGTGGCCGGCCTGATCGGACTGGCCGGCCTGTTCGTGGTGCCGGAGTTCGTCCGGGTCGGCGCCGAACTGTCCGTCGTGCGGTTCGTGCCGGCCGATGCCGTGGCGGTCGGTCACGGCCAGGGGGTCGCCGTACGACTGAGCGAAGGGCGACACGCCGTCTACCGCTCGTACGAGCCGAATGCGTCGGCACGCCAGTGCACGATCGTCGATCAAAAGGGCGACGAGCTTGCGTTCTCCGAACCCGCGGTGCCGTTCACCGACAACAGCGACAGCATCGTGACCCTCCTGCTGGGCACCTTCGAGGTGCCGGAGGGCGGGCCGGTCTTCGTGACCTGCCACGCCGCCGGGTACGTCGATCACCAGGTCGCCGGGCTACCTGAGGCCCGCGGTCCGCTGCCGCGGCTGGTGTACGGACCGGCCGCCCTGGTGAGCGGGATCGGGATACTTCCGGGGGTACTGGTCGCCGCCGGCCTACTCACCTGTCGCCGGCGCCACCGGCGGACCGGGGCGGTGTCGCCGGGCTGATTCGGGTGGCGGCACCGCGCAAGACCGTCTGTCGGACCCCTCGTCTAGCGTGGTCACACATCGATCCGACGGGGGAGTCATGACCACTCTGAAGAACCGTCCGCACACCGCCTTACTCGTCATCGACGTGCAGAACGGGGTGGTCGCCACGGCGACCCGACGGGACGAGGTCGTGGCCAACATCGCCGTCCTGATCGACAGGGCACGTCAGGAGGGCGTGCCGGTGGTGTGGGTCCAGCATTCCGACAAGGGGCTGGCCCGGGGCAGCGAGGACTGGCGCATCGTCCCGGAGCTGACCCGGGAGGACGCCGAGCCACTCGTGGAGAAGAACTACGCCGACTCCTTCGAGGCGACCGACCTGGAGACCGTCCTGGTCGGGCTCGGGGTCGGCCGGCTCGTGGTCAGCGGGGCGCAGACCGACGTGTGCATCCGCTCCACCCTGCACGGGGCGTTCGTGCGGGGCTACGACGCGACCCTGGTCAGCGACGCGCACACCACGGAGGACCTCACCGCCTGGGGTGCGCCCCCGCCGGAGCAGGTCATCGCCCACACCAACCTGTACTGGGCGCACCATTCCGCCCCGGGCCGCACCGCCGGCACGGTCACCACGGCCGAGGCCACCTTCGCCACCGCACCCTGAACCTCGGCAGCCAGCCCGCGAGGTGCGCGGTCGTTTCAGGGGTTCTCGCCCCGCACGATGGCTACCGCGACCCGGCAGAACTCGTCCATGTCGGGTTGGAAGCCGGCGGCGATGTCGGGGTGCAGCCCTACGCGGGTCTCGTCCAGCAGTCGTTGGCAGACCATTTCGACCGGCTCCCCGGCGTACTGGCCGCGGACCCGGTCGATTGCTGCCTGAAGCGCCGAGGTCAGCTGCTGCTCCAGCGGCCCGCGCAGCTTTTCCTGCACCGGGTCACGGGGTTCCAGCGTGACATGTGGCTCCGACATCGGCGCTCCCTTCGTCGGCGGCTGCGGTACCCCACCGCAGCCGTCGGTCAAACCGCCTCTGGTATGGCCGCGACCCGTACCTGATACGAGAATTCCTCGGCGGGTTCCTCGGCGTACGACAGTCGGCGGATCTGCTTGTCGTCGTCGTAGACGG from Micromonospora sp. NBC_01739 includes:
- a CDS encoding MGH1-like glycoside hydrolase domain-containing protein, which produces MVAVVKYPSGIEDVKVIIDGSPSAPDAERVRLAQADAGEQDWRAWGPYLSERAWGTVREDYSEHGTAWDYFPHDHARSRAYRWSEDGMAGVCDDRQTFCFALALWNGRDPIIKERMFGLGGDGGNHGEDVKEYWWYEDSTPTHSWMRWRYHYPQAAFPYDELVAVNGLRGRDDTEYELVDTGIFDDDRYWAVTVDYAKAGPTDLCITVTVANRGAEPERLHVLPHLWFRNTWGWGLPGTDERVPRLVGQGRRLVGDHWVLGQIVLEGDGEPTPLLCDNDSNAERLWGLPSRTPYPKDGINDHVVNGADTVNPELTGTKGALHYVLEVPAGSQRQIRLRLTRTAPPPGDGDPPPADLGDGFETVVWARRAEANHFFAGLIPEQASADEAAVARQAIAGLMWGKQFYHFDVKRWLEGDPGSTPPAGRRHGRNSAWWHMTSFDVISMPDPWEYPWYAAWDLAFHCVSIARVDPGFAKEQLLLLLREWYLHPNGQIPAYEWAFGDVNPPVHAWAALKVFEIDGSRDHDFLARMMHKLLMNFTWWVNRKDTGGNNVFEGGFLGLDNVGPFDRSAALPVAGVLEQSDGTGWMAMYALNLLDIAIVLAEHDRTWVDTATKFFEHFAYIAAAAYDQGLWDEEDAFFYDVLRLADGTKVPLKVRSVVGLLPLAAVTRLPARTLHRLPELGARLRWFLTNRPEYASVIGARRIGPDGRQQRLLSMCGPEQIVRLLARMLDTDEFLSEYGLRTLSRAHLDKPFTVTLGGQEFSVGYEPAESTSGLFGGNSNWRGPIWMPTNFLLISALRDHAAFFGDDLQVEYPTRSGVKKTLDEIADDLSARLIALFTRDDWGRRPIYGAAQLFQTHPDWRDLIAFPEYFHGDNGAGLGAWHQTGWTALVADLILTLRR
- a CDS encoding HAD family hydrolase; protein product: MLVFDADDTLWENNVVFERVIDDFLAWLDHPTLDRVQIRAVLDDIERANAVAHGYGSKVFLRSLRECLERLRERPATMAEQREIDELAMALVNHQVELMPGVAAALDELAGRHELLLLTKGEREEQQRKLDACGLLHHFSAAHIVSEKNADTYRWLGREHGIDPGRAWMIGNSPRSDILPARAAGWRAVFIPNDNTWVLEHDELDPADEGVLHLRAFPELLHHF
- a CDS encoding cysteine hydrolase family protein; protein product: MTTLKNRPHTALLVIDVQNGVVATATRRDEVVANIAVLIDRARQEGVPVVWVQHSDKGLARGSEDWRIVPELTREDAEPLVEKNYADSFEATDLETVLVGLGVGRLVVSGAQTDVCIRSTLHGAFVRGYDATLVSDAHTTEDLTAWGAPPPEQVIAHTNLYWAHHSAPGRTAGTVTTAEATFATAP